From Pandoraea vervacti, the proteins below share one genomic window:
- a CDS encoding SDR family NAD(P)-dependent oxidoreductase: protein MTRKIALITGGSRGLGRASALAVAQRGTDVILTYRSQRAEAEAVVAEITRMGAKAVALALDASDSTQFAPFAADVKRRLGEVWQRDTFDFLVNNAGTGLHKSIIETTEDEFDFLVKLHLKGPFFLTQTLLPMIADGGRILNVSSGLARFTLPNASAYAMMKGGIEVFSRYLAKELGARGIRANTIAPGAIATDFNGGTVRDNQGVHQMVASNTGLGRVGEADDIGGAVAALLSDETGWINGQRIEASGGMFL from the coding sequence ATGACCCGCAAGATCGCGCTCATTACCGGCGGCAGCCGCGGCCTTGGCCGCGCTTCGGCACTGGCCGTGGCGCAACGAGGTACGGACGTCATCCTCACTTACCGCAGCCAGCGTGCCGAAGCCGAAGCGGTGGTCGCCGAGATCACGCGAATGGGCGCGAAGGCCGTGGCACTTGCGCTGGACGCCTCGGACTCGACCCAGTTCGCCCCGTTCGCCGCCGACGTCAAACGCCGGCTCGGGGAGGTGTGGCAACGCGACACATTCGACTTCCTCGTGAACAACGCAGGCACGGGGCTGCACAAGTCGATTATCGAGACGACGGAAGACGAGTTCGACTTTCTGGTGAAGCTACACCTGAAGGGGCCGTTCTTCCTCACGCAGACCTTGCTGCCGATGATCGCCGACGGCGGACGCATTCTGAACGTGTCGAGCGGGCTGGCGCGCTTCACGCTGCCGAATGCCTCGGCGTACGCCATGATGAAGGGCGGCATCGAGGTGTTCTCGCGTTATCTCGCGAAGGAACTGGGCGCACGCGGCATTCGGGCCAACACGATCGCCCCGGGCGCCATCGCCACGGACTTCAATGGCGGCACGGTGCGCGACAACCAGGGCGTCCATCAAATGGTCGCGAGCAATACCGGGTTGGGGCGCGTGGGCGAAGCCGATGATATCGGCGGTGCCGTGGCGGCGTTGCTGAGCGACGAGACGGGCTGGATCAATGGCCAGCGCATCGAAGCATCGGGCGGCATGTTCCTCTGA
- a CDS encoding LysR family transcriptional regulator, whose translation MHQIDAMRIFVRVTETGSFTQAADSLGLPRASVSNAIKQLETKLGTRLLHRTTRRVQLTQDGQACLERCKDLLADMEEWETMFVPRGEALTGRLRVDLPATLARTTVIPQLPTFLAQHPALRVELSSTDRRVDLVREGFDCVLRVGAVADSTLIARPLGHMRQINVASPAYLERYGVPTKLQDLSAHRLIHYTTTLGTRPTGWEYHDGERYTQWPMDGVLAVNNADAYQAACLAGLGLIQAPEGGVRALLADGALREVMPEFQAEPLAVSLLYANRRHLPRRVQAFMNWLADLLTPRLTTFGGDPATRR comes from the coding sequence ATGCATCAGATCGACGCCATGCGCATCTTCGTGCGCGTTACCGAGACCGGCAGTTTCACCCAGGCGGCCGACAGCCTTGGCCTGCCGCGCGCCAGCGTGTCCAACGCCATCAAGCAACTCGAAACGAAACTGGGCACGCGCTTGCTGCACCGGACCACGCGCCGCGTGCAACTCACGCAGGACGGACAGGCGTGTCTCGAGCGCTGCAAGGACCTGCTCGCCGACATGGAAGAGTGGGAGACGATGTTCGTGCCGCGCGGCGAGGCGCTGACGGGACGGCTACGTGTGGACCTGCCGGCAACGCTTGCGCGCACGACCGTCATCCCGCAGTTGCCGACGTTCCTGGCGCAGCATCCCGCGCTGCGCGTGGAACTGTCGAGCACCGACCGGCGCGTCGATCTCGTGCGCGAAGGGTTCGATTGCGTGCTGCGCGTGGGAGCAGTTGCCGATTCGACGTTGATCGCCCGACCGCTCGGCCATATGCGTCAGATCAACGTGGCCAGTCCGGCGTACCTCGAGCGCTACGGCGTGCCTACCAAGTTGCAAGACCTCAGCGCACACCGCCTGATTCACTACACCACGACGCTGGGCACCCGTCCGACAGGCTGGGAGTACCACGACGGCGAGCGTTACACGCAATGGCCGATGGACGGCGTGCTCGCGGTCAATAACGCCGATGCCTATCAGGCGGCGTGCCTTGCCGGACTCGGCCTGATTCAGGCGCCGGAAGGCGGCGTGCGCGCCCTGCTTGCCGATGGCGCACTGCGCGAGGTGATGCCCGAGTTTCAGGCCGAGCCGCTGGCCGTATCCCTGCTCTACGCCAACCGCCGACATCTGCCGCGCCGCGTGCAGGCTTTCATGAACTGGCTTGCGGATTTGCTGACGCCTCGCCTGACGACATTCGGCGGCGACCCGGCCACGCGTCGATGA
- a CDS encoding TetR/AcrR family transcriptional regulator produces the protein MSEQETTSGPARATYRHGDLRRALLEAGIALARDGGPDAVILREATRRAGVVPNAAYRHFANRQDLLDAVRAAALAELAVAIEHEQAMIDATSLPDGEARSRAVLRAVGIGYLHFARRQPGLFRTAFAPSENVRSAGGPEKAGASGLNPFELLGAALDGMVEAGIIDATQRPGAEYLAWAAVHGLSVLVIDGPLRDLPDAQVDALGQRLVAMVEQGL, from the coding sequence ATGTCAGAACAAGAAACAACGTCCGGCCCGGCGCGCGCGACATACCGTCACGGTGACCTGCGTCGGGCATTGCTGGAAGCGGGGATTGCGCTGGCGCGCGACGGCGGTCCGGATGCCGTGATCCTACGGGAAGCGACGCGCCGCGCCGGGGTCGTTCCCAATGCCGCGTATCGGCACTTCGCAAATCGTCAGGATTTGCTCGACGCGGTGCGCGCGGCGGCGCTTGCCGAACTGGCGGTGGCCATCGAGCACGAGCAGGCGATGATCGATGCGACTTCGCTGCCCGATGGCGAGGCACGTTCGCGCGCCGTGCTGCGAGCGGTGGGTATCGGCTATCTGCATTTCGCGCGACGTCAGCCCGGGTTGTTCCGCACGGCGTTTGCACCTTCGGAGAATGTGCGCTCGGCCGGTGGTCCCGAGAAGGCCGGGGCGAGCGGACTGAATCCGTTCGAACTGCTCGGGGCTGCGCTCGACGGTATGGTCGAGGCGGGCATCATCGATGCGACGCAGCGACCCGGCGCGGAGTACCTGGCGTGGGCGGCCGTGCACGGTCTGTCGGTGCTCGTCATCGACGGCCCGTTGCGCGATTTGCCCGATGCCCAGGTCGACGCGCTGGGGCAACGACTCGTTGCCATGGTCGAGCAGGGGCTGTAG
- a CDS encoding VOC family protein — protein sequence MQVHSYLFFEGRCEEAIDFYVKTLGAKPGMLMRYGESPESCPEGMLPPGSENKIMHGEFFIGESMVMGSDGMVSGKPKFDGFALSVDFTEVAAAEKAFHALAEGGEINMPLGETFFAKTFGMVKDRFGMNWMVIVPKEMPKG from the coding sequence ATGCAAGTTCATTCCTATCTGTTTTTCGAAGGCCGTTGTGAAGAAGCGATCGATTTTTATGTCAAGACGCTGGGCGCGAAGCCCGGCATGCTGATGCGGTATGGCGAAAGCCCGGAGTCTTGCCCCGAAGGCATGCTGCCGCCGGGCAGCGAAAACAAGATCATGCATGGGGAGTTCTTCATCGGCGAATCGATGGTGATGGGCTCCGATGGCATGGTGAGCGGCAAGCCGAAGTTCGACGGCTTCGCGCTGTCGGTGGATTTCACTGAAGTCGCCGCCGCCGAAAAGGCGTTTCACGCACTGGCCGAAGGCGGCGAGATCAACATGCCGCTGGGCGAAACCTTCTTCGCCAAAACGTTCGGTATGGTCAAGGACCGCTTCGGCATGAACTGGATGGTGATCGTGCCCAAGGAAATGCCCAAGGGCTAA
- a CDS encoding ABC transporter ATP-binding protein, which produces MPSVISIKNLSKTYATGFQALKNIDLEIQRGEIFALLGPNGAGKTTLISIICGIVRPSEGAVTVDGHDIVTDYRAAREAIGLVPQELTTDSFESVWATVSFSRGLFGKPANPAYIEKVLRSLSLWEKKDSRIMQLSGGMKRRVLIAKALSHEPRVLFLDEPTAGVDVELRRDMWRLVQSLRETGVTVILTTHYIEEAEEMADRVGIITGGQITLVQEKTELMRHMGSKQLSLQLTEPIPAVPEALAGYGLTLSENGSELVLTYDANIEQTSIAALLRDMERAGISVKDLHTTQSSLEDIFVSLVHKKEG; this is translated from the coding sequence ATGCCATCCGTGATCTCAATCAAAAATCTGTCGAAGACGTACGCGACAGGTTTCCAGGCGCTCAAGAACATCGACCTGGAAATCCAGCGCGGCGAGATCTTCGCCCTGCTCGGCCCGAACGGCGCCGGCAAAACGACCCTCATCAGCATCATCTGCGGCATCGTGCGTCCCAGCGAAGGCGCAGTCACCGTCGACGGACACGACATCGTCACGGACTATCGTGCCGCGCGTGAAGCCATCGGCCTCGTTCCGCAGGAACTGACCACCGATTCGTTCGAATCGGTGTGGGCCACCGTCTCGTTCTCGCGCGGCCTGTTCGGCAAGCCGGCGAATCCCGCGTATATCGAAAAGGTGCTGCGCTCGCTCTCGCTCTGGGAGAAGAAGGACAGCCGCATCATGCAACTGTCGGGCGGCATGAAGCGACGCGTGCTGATCGCCAAGGCGCTCTCGCATGAGCCGCGCGTGCTGTTTCTCGACGAGCCGACCGCCGGTGTCGATGTGGAGTTGCGCCGCGACATGTGGCGTCTCGTGCAATCGCTGCGCGAGACCGGCGTAACGGTGATCCTCACCACGCACTACATCGAAGAAGCCGAGGAAATGGCCGACCGTGTGGGCATCATTACCGGCGGGCAGATCACGCTCGTGCAGGAAAAGACCGAACTGATGCGCCATATGGGCAGCAAGCAGCTTTCGCTGCAACTGACCGAGCCGATCCCTGCAGTGCCCGAGGCGCTTGCCGGTTACGGCCTCACGCTCAGTGAGAACGGTAGCGAACTCGTGCTCACCTACGACGCCAATATCGAGCAGACGTCCATTGCCGCATTGCTGCGCGACATGGAGCGCGCCGGTATTTCGGTCAAGGACCTGCACACGACGCAAAGCTCGCTCGAAGACATCTTCGTCTCGCTCGTGCACAAGAAAGAAGGATGA